A window of Thunnus thynnus chromosome 17, fThuThy2.1, whole genome shotgun sequence contains these coding sequences:
- the kank2 gene encoding KN motif and ankyrin repeat domain-containing protein 2 translates to MAQVLHMDPGFPGKLNPPAPPSLHGKEQEAPYSVETPYGYRLDLDFLKYVNDIEKGNTIKKVPIQRRPRYGSLPRGYGYTGSWWTSTESLCSNASMDSRHSSFSYCAPGYHTSQRPNFSTARVEKTLMDARRKLEEEKEGRRFSNLGSMHSSMAGSNTSISSANSFNRAQGGSGSFTPMSSGLSTPVTPTPAHLQHVREQMAAALRKIKELEEQVKTIPVLQVKISVLQEEKRQLSVQLKSQKFLGHSLGFSRGRPRGELYIDIPEEEVSTGAKSSNKPSGPLSPTTPENSKQDSGCEIEDTVIVGGARPDAKREVRTIGVGPEDERGSRQVGVGVREVDLGLLPEAEALKNQVSLLESQLKRMMEERQAAVRKAPQADHPVMATSMGWQELQDSNLQTLVSFTQQPQQREQRTVGIQVYTLEQPTVVEVGTLLRAVSCSSPSPQPAGGVMEDHHRGQTEEAPVELPIAVSSKQVRDVLKSELSTSVPVANPAIAVGNKTGLVHLKEGETHLETTIEAVQSHEGPKTASSPQSSLRSIMKRKAEGEPGSPSTKKNLQFIGVNGGYESTSSDDSSSESSDEGSDSSEYHEAREKLPESTVQHQQITHTKASQPQESNSVPQQTAVKLPAVIPNSQQSPNQSATVGITLPDKAPMSPAMDTVVQKCASQPPASGSIPTPPHPANVSASKETVSQSSEKHTVTQEITSTSSSTESTPEQSSKSSVACSAPLCVTKTTDITKQQYTIQSDTTILSSQSESKPAAESITNDTTTTASATQVRPELSDSLKSALSTLQKALGEPNAFSQQGARAAYTSVLQEWLRVSCHKAADTAVVKAYMDTFASLSPQLLEFVINMADGNGNTALHYTVSHSNFPVVKLLLDTGLCNADKQNKAGYTAIMLTALAAFHSDSDLQTVLQLLRTGDVNAKASQAGQTALMLAVSHGRGDMVRALLSCGAQVNIRDDDGSTALMCACEHGHVDIVRQLLSVPGCDATLTDNDGSTALSIALEASQNDIAVLLYAHLNFAKPPSPVSPKSPLLGSSPPASETK, encoded by the exons ATGGCTCAGGTGCTGCACATGGACCCTGGCTTCCCAG GGAAACTCAACCCGCCTGCTCCCCCTTCCCTGCACGGCAAGGAACAGGAGGCACCCTACTCAGTGGAGACCCCCTATGGCTACCGTCTGGACCTAGACTTCCTCAAATATGTAAACGACATAGAGAAAGGAAACACTATCAAGAAGGTGCCTATCCAACGCCGGCCGCGTTATGGCTCCCTGCCCCGTGGTTATGGCTACACCGGCTCCTGGTGGACCTCCACAGAGTCTCTGTGCTCAAATGCCAGCATGGACAGTCGGCACTCCTCCTTCTCCTACTGTGCTCCAGGCTACCACACGTCGCAGAGGCCCAACTTCAGCACTGCGCGGGTGGAGAAGACCTTGATGGATGCGCGCAggaagctggaggaggagaaagaagggCGGAGATTCTCCAACCTGGGCAGTATGCACAGCAGCATGGCAGGCTCTAACACTTCCATCAGCAGTGCAAACAGCTTCAACCGGGCCCAGGGTGGAAGCGGATCCTTTACCCCCATGAGTTCTGGCCTGTCCACCCCAGTGACCCCAACCCCAGCCCACTTGCAGCATGTCAGGGAGCAGATGGCAGCAGCCCTCAGGAAGATAAAGGAGCTAGAGGAGCAGGTAAAGACCATCCCTGTGCTCCAGGTCAAAATCTCTGTGCTGCAGGAGGAGAAACGGCAGCTCAGCGTCCAGTTGAAGAGTCAGAAGTTTTTGGGCCACTCTCTGGGTTTTAGCCGAGGCCGCCCTCGAGGAGAGTTGTACATTGACATCCCTGAAGAAGAGGTGAGCACTGGAGCTAAGAGCAGCAACAAGCCATCAGGGCCACTGTCTCCCACCACACCTGAGAACTCCAAACAAGACTCAGGATGTGAGATTGAGGACACAGTGATTGTGGGTGGAGCTCGACCGGATGCAAAGCGGGAAGTGCGCACCATCGGAGTGGGACCAGAGGACGAGAGGGGCAGTCGTCAGGTGGGAGTTGGGGTTCGGGAGGTGGATCTGGGGCTGCTGCCAGAGGCAGAGGCTCTTAAGAATCAAGTGAGTTTGCTTGAGAGCCAGCTAAAGAGGATGATGGAGGAGAGGCAGGCTGCAGTCCGGAAGGCCCCTCAGGCAGACCACCCAGTGATGGCCACCAGCATGGGGTGGCAGGAGCTACAGGACAGCAACCTGCAGACTCTGGTCAGTTTCACACAACAGCCCCAACAGAGGGAACAGAGAACTGTGGGAATCCAAGTGTACACGCTGGAGCAGCCTACTGTGGTGGAGGTGGGCACTCTGCTCCGAGCAGTAAGCTGCAGCTCCCcctctcctcagccagctggtggAGTCATGGAAGACCACCACAGAGGACAAACTGAAG aGGCTCCAGTTGAGTTGCCGATTGCGGTCAGCTCCAAGCAGGTACGCGATGTCCTAAAGAGCGAGCTGTCCACCTCTGTACCTGTAGCTAATCCTGCCATCGCTGTAGGCAATAAGACTGGTTTGGTGCATTTAAAAGAAGGAGAGACACACCTGGAAACAACCATAGAGGCTGTCCAGTCACACGAGGGACCTAAGACAG CCTCATCTCCCCAATCCTCTTTGAGGTCCATTATGAAGCGGAAAGCAGAGGGTGAACCGGGCTCCCCCTCTACAAAGAAAAACCTGCAGTTCATTGGAGTCAATGGAGG CTATGAGTCTACATCATCAGACGATAGCAGCAGCGAGAGCTCGGACGAGGGGAGTGACTCCAGTGAATATCATGAAGCCAGAGAAAAATTACCCGAGTCTACAGTCCAGCACCAGCAAATAACCCACACCAAGGCCTCCCAGCCCCAAGAAAGCAACAGCGTACCTCAGCAGACTGCTGTCAAACTACCAGCCGTCATTCCAAACTCGCAGCAGAGTCCCAACCAGTCTGCAACTGTAGGCATAACACTGCCAGACAAAGCCCCCATGTCACCAGCGATGGACACTGTTGTGCAAAAATGTGCCTCACAGCCACCAGCCTCTGGCTCCATCCCGACTCCACCACATCCAGCAAACGTTTCTGCCTCTAAAGAGACTGTCAGCCAATCATCGGAAAAGCACACAGTCACCCAGGAGATCACCTCCACATCATCCAGCACTGAATCCACTCCTGAACAAAGCTCCAAGTCCTCAGTAGCCTGTTCTGCACCACTGTGTGTCACTAAAACCACTGACATTACCAAACAGCAGTACACCATCCAGTCAGACACAACTATCctctccagccaatcagagtccAAGCCAGCAGCTGAAAGCATCACGAATGACACTACTACCACAGCTTCTGCCACACAAGTCAG ACCGGAGCTGAGCGACAGCCTGAAGTCAGCTCTCAGTACTCTGCAGAAAGCCCTGGGAGAACCCAACGCCTTCAGCCAACAAGGAGCA AGGGCAGCCTACACCAGTGTGCTGCAGGAGTGGCTGCGTGTGTCCTGTCACAAAGCAGCGGACACGGCTGTTGTCAAGGCCTATATGGATACGTTTGCCTCACTCTCCCCTCAGCTGCTGGAGTTTGTGATCAACATGGCAGACGGCAACGGCAATACAGCGCTTCACTACACCGTCTCCCACTCCAACTTCCCCGTGGTGAAACTGCTGCTGGACACCG GCCTGTGTAACGCTGACAAACAGAACAAGGCTGGCTACACAGCCATCATGCTCACAGCTCTGGCTGCCTTCCATTCTGACAGTGACCTTCAAActgtcctgcagctgctgcgcACAGGGGACGTCAACGCCAAGGCCAGCCAG GCTGGTCAGACAGCGCTGATGCTAGCAGTCAGCCACGGTCGGGGGGACATGGTGCGGGCCCTTCTGTCCTGTGGGGCACAGGTCAACATCCGTGATGATGACGGCTCCACGGCGCTCATGTGTGCCTGCGAACACGGTCATGTGGACATTGTGCGTCAGCTACTGTCTGTGCCAGGCTGTGATGCCACCCTCACCGATAAC GACGGCAGCACAGCACTGTCCATCGCCCTGGAGGCCAGCCAGAACGACATTGCTGTGCTTCTGTATGCTCACCTCAACTTTGCGAAGCCTCCTTCCCCT GTTTCACCGAAGTCTCCTCTCTTGGgttcctctcctcctgccaGCGAAACAAAATAA
- the LOC137168417 gene encoding hemoglobin embryonic subunit alpha, with protein sequence MTSLTAKDKSVVKAFWAKIAPKADDIGADALSRMLVVYPQTKTYFSHWKDLSPGSAPVKKHGKTVMAGVADAVTKIDDLTAGLLTLSELHAFTLRVDPANFKIISHNILVVLAIMFPVDFTPEAHVAMDKFLAALALALSEKYR encoded by the exons ATGACCAGTCTCACTGCTAAGGACAAAAGCGTTGTGAAGGCCTTCTGGGCTAAAATTGCCCCCAAGGCTGATGACATCGGCGCGGATGCGCTGTCCAG GATGCTGGTCGTGTACCCGCAGACCAAGACTTACTTCTCCCACTGGAAGGACTTGAGCCCCGGCTCTGCCCCCGTGAAGAAGCACGGAAAAACTGTGATGGCTGGAGTCGCTGATGCTGTGACCAAGATCGACGACCTGACTGCCGGTCTTCTCACCCTCAGTGAGCTGCATGCCTTCACTCTGCGAGTGGACCCTGCCAACTTCAAG ATCATCTCCCACAACATCCTTGTGGTCCTGGCCATCATGTTCCCCGTTGACTTCACCCCTGAGGCCCATGTGGCTATGGACAAGTTCCTGGCTGCTCTGGCTCTGGCCCTGTCTGAGAAATACAGATAA
- the LOC137168416 gene encoding hemoglobin subunit beta-2-like, whose product MVEWTDFERAAIQDIFAKMDYESVGPAALARCLVVYPWCQRYFGNFGNLYNAEAIMANPMIAKHGTTILHGLDRAVKNMDNIKATYAELSVLHSEKLHVDPDNFKLLADCLTIVVASKLGKDFTADVQEAFQKFLAVVVSSLGRQYH is encoded by the exons ATGGTCGAGTGGACAGACTTCGAGCGCGCCGCCATCCAGGACATCTTCGCCAAGATGGACTATGAGTCTGTGGGCCCTGCAGCTCTTGCTAG gtGCCTGGTCGTCTACCCCTGGTGCCAGAGGTATTTCGGCAACTTTGGAAATCTCTACAACGCCGAAGCCATCATGGCTAACCCCATGATTGCAAAGCATGGAACAACTATCCTCCACGGTCTGGACCGGGCTGTGAAGAACATGGACAACATCAAGGCCACTTATGCCGAGCTGAGCGTGCTGCACTCCGAGAAACTGCACGTGGACCCTGATAATTTCAAG ctgctggctgactGCCTGACCATTGTGGTTGCTAGCAAACTGGGCAAAGACTTCACTGCAGATGTTCAAGAAGCTTTCCAGAAGTTCCTGGCGGTGGTTGTGAGCTCCCTGGGAAGGCAGTACCACTAA